The sequence below is a genomic window from Bacillus sp. SM2101.
GTATCAGTAATTGATACGAAAACGCATGGCCTGATAGCAACAGTTCAAGTTGGTGAGGATCCAGACAAAGTTCTTTTTACTCCTGATGGAAAATTGGCTTATGTAACAAATTTCTTTGATGACTCCGTATCCGTCATTGATACAAAAACTCATTCAGTTATTGCCACTACCCTTGTTAGTGGTATTGCAAGTGATATTGATATTACTCCTGATGGAAAAATTGCTTATGTTACGGATTTGAACGCTGAATCAGTTTCTGTCATCGATATTAAAACTCACTCTGTTATTGCTACTGTTCCTGTTGATATAAGTGTTATAGGTTCTGTTACTTTAACTCCTGATGGGAAATTAGCTTACGTAGTTGAATCTACAACATAGACTTCTATGTTGTAGAACACAACTTACCTTGTGTTTACTAAAGCTTCCCTTGCTAAACTTTGCATTTTTACTATTACTCTTTTAGGTTCAACTCTAAACTGCTTATATGCGACTGATTCTAAAGCTTTTTCATACCGTTCAATTTTCTGCTTCTGCTTTTTATATGGTGCTCTAGTTGCTGAAACCTCAGTAAACATGCTATGAGGAAACAAATCCCATTCTAGAGATTTCGCTACTGCCTTTCCTCTTGTTTCCGCAAATACAATATGACCATACCCTTCATAATCACTAACATGATAAGCTTTCAACTTACTAACCACCTTTTTAGTAAACTTAATAATTCTTGAGTTTCCTAAAATCTTCATTATCTTTAATGGTAATCAGTCTAAATTCCAATTTTAAATATTGTTCAACAACTCTCCTCATATTATGGTAATAATAATAATTTTGAAGAGGTGATTTGGTGGCTACTGTTGTTATTGATGTGAGCACTCATAGAGTTATCGTTACTTTGTTACCAGCAGGCATTTCAGGTGTTTCTGTCACGCCAGATGGTAAGCTGGCTTATGTTACAAATCTTGATGATGATATTGTTTCAGTTATTGATGTGAAAACTCTTAAAGTGGTTGCTACTATTCTGATTGAGCAAGGTCCATCTG
It includes:
- a CDS encoding beta-propeller fold lactonase family protein produces the protein MATVVIDVSTHRVIVTLLPAGISGVSVTPDGKLAYVTNLDDDIVSVIDVKTLKVVATILIEQGPSDVAFTPDGKLAYVINSASEQGNTVTVIDVKTHSIIATIMVGL
- a CDS encoding cytochrome D1 domain-containing protein, whose product is MDVKTHTVIATVIVGNEPSSSSITPDGKLVYIVNSDENNVSIIDTKTHSVVATVTVGSNPSFINFTPDGKLAYVLISTDSQQPGNVSVIDTKTHGLIATVQVGEDPDKVLFTPDGKLAYVTNFFDDSVSVIDTKTHSVIATTLVSGIASDIDITPDGKIAYVTDLNAESVSVIDIKTHSVIATVPVDISVIGSVTLTPDGKLAYVVESTT